One genomic segment of Culturomica massiliensis includes these proteins:
- a CDS encoding phospho-sugar mutase, translating into MENTEIIKVARAKAEKWLSDAYDSQTREAVRQMIEASDPTELIDSFYNDLEFGTGGLRGIMGAGTNRMNIYTVGAATQGFSNYINKMFPDDKNKSVCIGHDCRNNSRYFAETAAAIFTANGITTYLFEDLRPTPEMSFAIRELGCKGGVIITASHNPKEYNGYKAYWEDGSQLIPPHDKNVIEEVKKVKVTDIKFTKVPEKIIILGKDFDKKFLDKVKTLSLSPEAIQHQHDLKIVFTPLHGTTYELVPASLRNWGFTNIHTVAAQMIPDGNFPTVASANPEEPAAFKMALDKAREIDADLAMACDPDGDRIGIAVKNDKGEWILLNGNQTNIIFTYYIIRRRQELGLMKGNEYTIKTIVTSELLKEIAEKNNIPCYDVYTGFKWIADMIRKKGADGYIGAGEESFGFMPGSFTRDKDAVSSTSLMAEIAAWAKDQGKTLFIILKEIYAQYGFSQEKMIYIVRKGLSGAQEIKNKMENFRHNTPTAINGSPVVIKKDYADLTETDLMTGKTLKMDFPTTSDVLQFFLADGCKISVRPSGTEPKIKFYFEARAQMKSVDDFDKAQAEANQKIDAIVKDLGLE; encoded by the coding sequence ATGGAAAACACGGAAATTATTAAAGTAGCCAGAGCTAAAGCCGAAAAATGGCTGAGTGACGCTTACGATAGTCAGACCCGGGAAGCTGTACGTCAAATGATAGAAGCATCCGATCCTACTGAATTGATTGATTCTTTTTACAACGATCTGGAATTCGGTACCGGCGGATTACGGGGTATTATGGGAGCAGGAACAAACCGGATGAATATTTATACCGTCGGTGCTGCCACCCAGGGTTTTTCCAACTACATCAACAAGATGTTTCCGGACGATAAAAACAAATCGGTTTGTATCGGACACGACTGCCGGAATAATTCCCGCTATTTTGCGGAAACGGCGGCGGCCATCTTTACAGCCAACGGTATCACGACCTATTTATTCGAAGACCTGCGGCCGACTCCTGAAATGTCTTTTGCTATCCGGGAACTGGGATGCAAAGGAGGTGTCATTATCACGGCTTCCCACAACCCGAAAGAATACAACGGTTATAAAGCTTATTGGGAAGACGGTTCCCAACTGATACCTCCCCATGACAAAAATGTCATCGAGGAAGTAAAAAAAGTGAAGGTAACAGACATAAAGTTTACGAAAGTACCGGAAAAAATCATCATTCTGGGCAAAGATTTCGACAAAAAATTCTTAGACAAAGTTAAAACCTTAAGTCTTTCACCGGAGGCCATCCAACACCAACACGACCTGAAAATCGTTTTTACCCCTTTACACGGTACAACCTATGAATTGGTGCCGGCTTCTTTACGCAACTGGGGATTTACGAATATCCATACGGTAGCGGCACAAATGATACCGGACGGCAACTTCCCGACTGTCGCTTCTGCCAATCCGGAAGAACCGGCAGCGTTCAAAATGGCTCTGGATAAAGCCCGGGAAATCGATGCAGACTTAGCAATGGCCTGTGATCCGGATGGAGACCGTATCGGCATCGCCGTAAAAAATGACAAAGGAGAATGGATACTGCTCAACGGTAACCAGACCAATATTATTTTTACCTACTACATCATCAGACGCCGGCAGGAACTTGGTTTGATGAAGGGCAATGAATACACCATCAAAACAATCGTTACGTCTGAATTGCTGAAAGAGATTGCTGAAAAAAATAACATTCCTTGCTATGACGTTTACACCGGCTTTAAATGGATAGCCGATATGATCCGGAAAAAAGGAGCCGACGGTTATATCGGTGCAGGTGAAGAATCATTCGGTTTCATGCCCGGTTCTTTTACCCGGGACAAAGATGCCGTGTCTTCAACCTCCCTCATGGCTGAAATTGCAGCCTGGGCAAAAGATCAGGGAAAAACGCTTTTCATTATCCTGAAAGAAATCTATGCCCAATACGGATTCTCGCAAGAAAAAATGATTTACATCGTCCGTAAAGGCCTGAGCGGAGCCCAGGAAATCAAAAATAAAATGGAGAACTTCCGCCACAACACCCCTACGGCAATCAACGGCAGTCCGGTTGTTATCAAAAAAGATTATGCCGATCTGACTGAAACAGACCTGATGACAGGAAAAACCCTAAAGATGGATTTCCCCACAACCAGTGATGTATTGCAGTTTTTCCTGGCTGACGGTTGTAAAATTTCCGTCCGTCCGTCCGGAACCGAACCGAAAATAAAATTTTATTTTGAGGCCCGGGCACAAATGAAATCTGTTGACGACTTCGATAAAGCACAGGCGGAAGCCAATCAAAAAATCGATGCTATTGTAAAAGACTTAGGGCTTGAATAA
- the rplS gene encoding 50S ribosomal protein L19 yields MDLIKIAEQAFASENKVEHPSFGPGDTVSVHYRIIEGNKERIQIFRGIVIQIKGHGDNKTFTVRKMSGNVGVERIFPLNSPFIKEIEINKVGKVRRARIYYFRELTGKKAKIKEKRS; encoded by the coding sequence ATGGACTTAATTAAAATTGCAGAACAAGCATTTGCAAGCGAAAACAAAGTTGAGCATCCTTCTTTCGGCCCTGGAGACACCGTGAGTGTTCATTACAGAATCATTGAAGGAAACAAAGAGAGAATCCAGATTTTCCGTGGTATTGTCATTCAGATCAAAGGTCATGGCGATAACAAAACCTTTACGGTTCGGAAAATGTCAGGCAATGTCGGAGTAGAAAGAATTTTCCCGTTGAATTCTCCGTTCATTAAAGAAATCGAAATCAATAAAGTCGGAAAAGTAAGAAGAGCAAGAATTTATTACTTCCGTGAATTGACCGGTAAAAAAGCTAAAATCAAAGAAAAGAGATCCTGA
- a CDS encoding C69 family dipeptidase, which produces MNTFKILLLLLLTGSVAEVTACTNFLFTKSATKDGSTSVTYSADSHVLYGELYHWPATDWPEGALVDVYEWDTGKFMGKIPQVRHTYNVIGNMNEFQLAIGETTFGGRKELESQEGAIIDYGSLIYLTLQRAKNAREAIVVMTGLVEEYGYASSGESFSISDPNEVWIMEMIGKGNGEKGAVWVARMIPDGYVCAHANQARITTFPLDGRSSISSDKLKNIYNKEVTTVYSKDVISFAKQKGFYPQAAKNTDFSFSDTYAPVDFGGARACEIRVWAFFNEVNPDMAQYWEYAKGTDLRKDDKGYVTNRMPLWIKPARKVDVLEIMDFMRNHLEGTELDMRKDPGAGPYECPYRWRPMSYQLDGKTYVNERATATQQTGFTFVSQSRSWLPNEIGGILWFGVDDAASTVYFPMYTSSVRVPHAYAVGNGSMMEFTNKAAFWVFNQVTNFAYTRYNIIHPDIREKQKALESQYKAFVEMVDAGALQTIEQNPRMTIEYLTDFSCNTGNQLVDTWRDFYGYLFARYMDGNVKTAIPGQQNPKVENPKLPEWYLRTIVNYMGDKQQEVSE; this is translated from the coding sequence ATGAACACATTTAAGATTCTACTACTTCTACTTTTAACAGGTAGCGTTGCAGAAGTAACGGCATGTACCAATTTCTTATTTACCAAATCGGCAACTAAAGACGGTTCGACCTCCGTTACCTATTCGGCGGATTCCCACGTACTTTACGGCGAATTATATCATTGGCCGGCAACTGACTGGCCGGAAGGAGCTCTTGTCGATGTTTACGAATGGGACACCGGCAAATTTATGGGTAAGATTCCACAAGTCCGTCATACATACAATGTGATCGGAAATATGAACGAATTCCAATTGGCCATCGGAGAAACTACTTTCGGCGGACGCAAAGAATTGGAAAGCCAGGAAGGTGCTATTATCGATTACGGTAGTTTGATATATCTTACCTTACAACGGGCTAAAAATGCCCGGGAAGCCATCGTCGTAATGACCGGATTAGTTGAGGAATACGGTTATGCCAGTTCCGGGGAATCATTCTCAATCAGTGATCCGAATGAAGTATGGATCATGGAAATGATCGGTAAAGGAAACGGTGAAAAAGGGGCCGTATGGGTAGCCCGGATGATTCCGGACGGTTATGTATGTGCACATGCCAATCAAGCCCGTATCACAACATTTCCTCTTGACGGCAGGAGTTCGATTTCTTCGGACAAACTAAAAAATATTTACAACAAAGAAGTGACGACCGTTTATTCGAAAGACGTCATTTCTTTTGCCAAACAAAAAGGATTTTACCCCCAAGCAGCCAAAAACACGGACTTCAGCTTTTCCGACACTTATGCTCCGGTTGATTTCGGCGGAGCACGGGCTTGCGAAATCCGGGTATGGGCATTTTTCAACGAAGTAAATCCGGATATGGCCCAATATTGGGAATACGCCAAAGGCACCGATCTCCGCAAGGATGACAAAGGCTACGTTACCAATCGTATGCCTCTGTGGATCAAACCTGCCCGTAAAGTCGACGTACTGGAAATCATGGACTTTATGCGCAATCATCTGGAAGGCACGGAACTGGATATGCGTAAAGATCCGGGAGCCGGTCCATACGAATGTCCTTACCGCTGGCGTCCGATGAGTTATCAGTTAGACGGGAAAACCTACGTAAACGAACGCGCAACGGCTACACAGCAAACCGGCTTTACCTTCGTAAGCCAAAGCCGTAGCTGGTTACCGAATGAAATAGGCGGTATTCTGTGGTTCGGCGTCGACGATGCTGCCAGTACGGTTTACTTCCCGATGTACACTTCATCCGTCCGGGTACCCCATGCTTACGCCGTCGGAAACGGGAGTATGATGGAATTTACCAATAAAGCGGCTTTTTGGGTATTCAACCAGGTTACCAATTTCGCCTATACCCGTTACAATATCATTCATCCGGACATCCGTGAAAAACAGAAAGCCCTGGAGTCGCAATACAAAGCATTCGTAGAAATGGTGGATGCAGGAGCACTGCAAACAATAGAACAAAATCCCCGAATGACAATTGAATACCTGACTGATTTTTCCTGTAACACAGGTAATCAATTGGTAGATACCTGGCGCGATTTTTACGGTTATTTATTCGCCCGTTATATGGACGGTAACGTAAAAACCGCCATACCGGGACAGCAGAATCCCAAAGTTGAAAACCCGAAACTACCGGAATGGTATTTACGGACGATTGTGAACTATATGGGGGATAAGCAACAGGAAGTATCGGAATAA
- a CDS encoding DUF4293 domain-containing protein has protein sequence MIQRIQTVFLLLTVIVTGLLFYMPVITLNMPGATPEQTDIFQFYTTKYIQAGTPPVFIEFNWFSMVLNILITGLAFLSIFLYKKRFLQLRLCLVNIILMLGIIILVSVQAYNITKPDGEWHLNLAFAFPIIGIILTWLALRGIVKDIALLKSYDRIR, from the coding sequence ATGATACAAAGGATACAAACCGTATTTTTATTGCTGACAGTTATCGTCACCGGTCTTTTATTCTATATGCCGGTAATTACTTTAAATATGCCCGGAGCGACACCGGAACAAACCGATATTTTTCAATTTTACACGACGAAATATATACAGGCTGGTACTCCTCCAGTATTTATTGAGTTCAATTGGTTTTCAATGGTGCTGAATATACTGATCACCGGACTGGCTTTTCTGTCGATATTTTTATATAAAAAACGTTTTCTGCAATTACGTCTCTGCCTGGTAAACATTATTCTGATGCTCGGAATCATCATACTGGTGAGTGTACAGGCATACAATATTACCAAGCCCGATGGCGAATGGCACCTCAATCTGGCTTTTGCCTTCCCGATTATCGGTATTATCCTCACCTGGCTGGCACTCCGCGGTATTGTAAAAGACATCGCTTTATTAAAATCATACGACAGAATCCGATAA
- a CDS encoding nucleoside phosphorylase: MSTIKSSELITNDDGSIFHLHLLPEDLADTVILVGDPGRVETISAYFDTIELKKSNREFYTVTGHYNNRRLSVVSTGIGPDNIDIVINELDALVNIDLKTKEIKPDKHSLNIVRIGTSGSVQADIPVDSFVISEKSIGCDGVIRFYGDNQSVCDRDFEEAFIRHCQWAADAARPYVVNASASLVERLHTAGQTIKGVTLTAVGFYGPQGRILRLPLAMPGINDRITAFRYQNYKVTNYEMESAAITGLCNLLGHHAATICLIIANRMTGDASADYHGYMKKLIEYTLTQLTR; encoded by the coding sequence ATGTCAACAATAAAATCATCTGAATTGATCACCAACGATGACGGGAGCATCTTTCACCTTCATCTGTTACCCGAAGATTTGGCTGATACAGTCATATTAGTCGGAGATCCCGGCAGAGTAGAAACAATTTCCGCTTATTTCGATACGATCGAACTTAAAAAAAGTAACCGGGAATTTTATACCGTTACCGGCCATTACAACAATCGCCGGTTATCGGTTGTCTCCACCGGAATCGGTCCGGACAACATCGACATTGTCATCAATGAATTGGATGCCTTGGTCAATATCGACCTCAAGACCAAGGAGATCAAACCTGATAAACACAGTCTGAACATTGTACGTATCGGCACTTCCGGCTCCGTTCAAGCCGATATACCTGTCGACTCATTCGTCATTTCAGAGAAAAGTATCGGATGTGATGGGGTTATTCGTTTTTACGGTGACAACCAAAGCGTATGCGACCGGGATTTTGAAGAAGCTTTTATCCGCCACTGCCAATGGGCTGCGGACGCCGCCCGTCCCTATGTCGTAAACGCTTCGGCATCTTTGGTAGAGCGTTTGCACACAGCAGGCCAAACCATCAAAGGTGTTACTCTGACTGCCGTAGGATTTTACGGTCCCCAAGGCCGTATCTTACGCTTGCCATTGGCGATGCCCGGTATCAACGACCGGATTACAGCATTCCGTTACCAAAATTACAAAGTGACGAATTACGAAATGGAAAGTGCCGCCATTACAGGATTGTGCAATCTGCTGGGCCACCATGCCGCTACAATCTGCCTGATTATCGCCAACCGGATGACAGGGGATGCTTCGGCCGACTATCATGGGTATATGAAAAAATTAATCGAATATACCTTAACCCAACTGACACGATAG
- a CDS encoding GLPGLI family protein, whose product MKNIIKFLSFLSCLLGCLHSSAQNTLQGNMKRFEKEMSRDSWPRDTLDYAWLCVHYRQLVRKDTLSPDDFTASEMILQIGNQMSNYTNWINLHNDSIVAYELNNTDESVLAISNRSGERTYKSGDYQTILKNYPEGRTQVQSRVFFDRYLYEEDSPVFNWQLEKEESEWLGYKCRKATCIFRGRHYTAWYVPDIPLSNGPWKFTGLPGLILRVSDARGDYVFDATALYKVTWRRPIFIWKRPQEIKTTREKFLKAERAGMANPGFNIQASGKVKDVSDIRKKFPYNPMELE is encoded by the coding sequence ATGAAAAATATAATTAAGTTTTTGTCTTTTCTTTCTTGTTTACTGGGTTGTTTGCATTCGAGTGCCCAGAATACGTTACAAGGTAATATGAAACGCTTTGAGAAGGAGATGTCACGGGACAGTTGGCCTCGGGATACATTGGATTATGCCTGGTTGTGTGTTCATTACCGTCAATTGGTTCGAAAAGATACGTTAAGTCCGGATGATTTTACAGCCTCGGAAATGATCCTTCAAATTGGTAATCAGATGTCAAATTATACCAATTGGATTAATCTGCATAATGACTCCATTGTGGCTTATGAGTTAAACAACACAGATGAAAGTGTCCTTGCAATATCAAATCGATCAGGGGAACGAACTTATAAAAGCGGAGATTATCAGACGATTTTAAAAAATTATCCGGAAGGAAGGACCCAGGTACAGTCGCGTGTTTTTTTCGACCGTTATCTTTATGAGGAAGACAGTCCCGTATTCAATTGGCAGTTGGAAAAAGAAGAATCGGAATGGTTGGGGTATAAATGTCGTAAAGCCACCTGTATCTTTCGGGGAAGGCATTATACGGCTTGGTATGTTCCCGATATTCCGTTATCGAACGGTCCCTGGAAATTTACCGGTCTCCCGGGATTGATTCTGCGGGTATCGGATGCCCGTGGCGACTATGTTTTCGATGCCACAGCCTTGTATAAAGTAACTTGGAGACGTCCTATTTTTATATGGAAACGTCCTCAGGAAATCAAAACGACCCGTGAAAAATTTTTGAAAGCAGAACGAGCAGGGATGGCTAATCCCGGTTTTAATATACAAGCTTCCGGAAAAGTTAAAGATGTCTCCGATATCAGGAAGAAGTTTCCTTACAATCCGATGGAGTTGGAATAG